One segment of Streptomyces sp. XD-27 DNA contains the following:
- a CDS encoding polyprenyl synthetase family protein: protein MTVVGPIGLSVRDLTLEADIQAGLAAVEEGLIEATKSDVPFITGAAQHLLRAGGKRFRPLLVMLAAQFGDPHAPGVVPSAVVVELTHLATLYHDDVMDEADVRRGVPSANARWGNSVAVLTGDFLFARASHILADLGPEAVRIQAEAFERLVTGQILETAGPREGRDPVEHYLDVLSGKTGSLVAVSGRFGALMSGADEAVVNILTQYGERLGIAFQLADDVLDIASDSHESGKTPGTDLREGVPTMPVLRLRAQAEASGSPEDLELCRLLDGDLTDDGRHAEVLRRLRAHPALEQARRDTLRYAADARAMLAPLPEGAAKSALEGLCDAVVHRAG, encoded by the coding sequence GTGACCGTCGTCGGGCCTATTGGGCTGAGCGTGCGGGACCTGACTCTGGAAGCCGACATCCAGGCCGGTTTGGCAGCTGTGGAAGAGGGCCTCATCGAGGCCACGAAGAGTGACGTGCCATTCATAACGGGAGCCGCGCAGCACCTGTTGCGGGCGGGCGGCAAGCGGTTCCGGCCGCTCCTGGTGATGCTGGCCGCGCAGTTCGGTGACCCGCACGCGCCGGGCGTCGTCCCCTCGGCGGTCGTCGTCGAGCTGACGCACCTGGCGACGCTGTACCACGACGACGTCATGGACGAGGCCGACGTGCGCCGCGGGGTGCCCAGCGCGAACGCCCGCTGGGGCAACTCGGTGGCCGTCCTGACCGGCGACTTCCTCTTCGCGCGGGCCTCGCACATCCTGGCGGACCTGGGCCCGGAGGCGGTCCGTATCCAGGCCGAGGCGTTCGAACGCCTGGTGACCGGGCAGATCCTGGAGACCGCGGGGCCGCGGGAGGGGCGCGACCCGGTCGAGCACTACCTCGACGTCCTCTCGGGCAAGACGGGCTCGCTGGTCGCGGTCTCCGGCCGGTTCGGGGCGCTGATGTCCGGCGCCGACGAGGCGGTCGTCAACATCCTTACCCAGTACGGCGAGCGGCTCGGCATCGCCTTCCAGCTCGCCGACGACGTCCTCGACATCGCCAGCGACAGCCACGAGTCGGGCAAGACGCCCGGCACCGACCTGCGCGAGGGCGTCCCCACGATGCCCGTGCTGCGGCTGCGCGCCCAGGCCGAGGCGAGCGGTTCGCCGGAGGACCTCGAGCTGTGCCGGCTGCTGGACGGCGACCTCACCGACGACGGGCGGCACGCGGAGGTGCTGCGCAGGCTGCGTGCCCACCCGGCCCTGGAGCAGGCCCGCCGGGACACCCTCCGGTACGCGGCGGACGCGCGGGCGATGCTGGCGCCGCTGCCCGAAGGTGCCGCGAAGTCCGCGCTGGAAGGTCTCTGCGACGCCGTGGTGCACCGCGCCGGCTGA
- the fahA gene encoding fumarylacetoacetase: protein MPQQSPLDLSEGDPFGAHNLPYGVFSTADAPHHRRIGVRYGDHVLDLAAAAAAHGSPHAELLAHPTLNPLLAAGRPVWQAVRAALRGWLTDPAHRAATEPLLLPLSDVALHLPFEVADYVDFYASEHHAANVGQMFRPDGDPLTPNWKHMPIGYHGRAGTVVVSGTPVIRPLGQRMPPGESAPAFGPTQRLDIEAEVGFVVGTPTALGERVPLESFRDHVFGVTLLNDWSARDIQAWEYRPLGPFLGKSFATSVSAWITPLEAFDAARTSPPARDVPPLPYLDDSAAEPGGLDLRIEVAINGHPVAHPPFSAMYWTAAQQLAHMTVNGASLRTGDLFASGTVSGPLPEERGCLLELTWAGRDPIELPDGKRTFLEDGDEVTLTAWAPGPDGVRVNLGEVRGQIVPAV from the coding sequence ATGCCGCAGCAGAGCCCGCTCGACCTGTCCGAAGGCGACCCCTTCGGCGCGCACAACCTCCCCTACGGCGTCTTCAGCACGGCGGACGCCCCGCATCACCGGCGCATCGGCGTCCGCTACGGAGACCACGTCCTGGACCTGGCCGCCGCCGCGGCCGCGCACGGCTCTCCGCACGCGGAGCTGCTCGCCCACCCCACCCTCAACCCGCTGCTGGCCGCGGGCCGCCCCGTCTGGCAGGCGGTCCGTGCCGCGCTGCGCGGCTGGCTGACCGACCCGGCCCACCGCGCCGCGACCGAGCCGCTGCTGCTCCCGCTGTCCGACGTCGCCCTCCACCTCCCCTTCGAGGTGGCCGACTACGTGGACTTCTACGCCAGCGAGCACCACGCCGCCAACGTCGGCCAGATGTTCCGCCCGGACGGCGACCCGCTCACCCCGAACTGGAAGCACATGCCGATCGGTTACCACGGCCGGGCGGGTACGGTCGTCGTCTCCGGCACGCCCGTGATCCGCCCGCTCGGCCAGCGGATGCCTCCCGGCGAGTCCGCACCCGCCTTCGGGCCCACCCAGCGCCTGGACATCGAGGCCGAGGTGGGCTTCGTCGTCGGCACGCCGACCGCGCTCGGCGAGCGCGTGCCGCTGGAGTCCTTCCGCGACCACGTCTTCGGCGTCACCCTGCTCAACGACTGGTCCGCACGGGACATCCAGGCCTGGGAGTACCGCCCGCTCGGCCCGTTCCTGGGCAAGTCCTTCGCCACCTCCGTGTCGGCGTGGATCACCCCGCTGGAGGCGTTCGACGCGGCCCGGACCAGCCCCCCGGCCCGCGACGTCCCGCCGCTGCCCTACCTCGACGACTCGGCCGCCGAGCCCGGCGGGCTCGACCTGCGGATCGAGGTCGCGATCAACGGGCACCCGGTCGCCCACCCGCCCTTCTCGGCCATGTACTGGACCGCCGCCCAGCAGTTGGCGCACATGACCGTCAACGGCGCCTCGCTGCGCACCGGCGACCTCTTCGCCTCGGGTACGGTCAGCGGCCCGCTGCCCGAGGAGCGCGGCTGCCTGCTCGAACTCACCTGGGCGGGCCGCGATCCGATCGAGCTGCCGGACGGCAAGCGGACGTTCCTGGAGGACGGCGACGAGGTGACGCTGACGGCCTGGGCACCCGGCCCGGATGGCGTCCGCGTAAACCTGGGCGAGGTGAGGGGACAGATCGTCCCAGCTGTGTGA
- the nuoN gene encoding NADH-quinone oxidoreductase subunit NuoN, with translation MTSASAVHSLWTTSAQEPDKIPTPHIEYGQLSPTLIVLGAAIVGILIEAAVPRRNRYTAQLFVAVVSLAAAFAAVVALAAGDYGTTKARIAAMGAIAVDGPALFLQGTILLVSLVAVFTFGERHLDPAVHGKHVDSFAAQGSAVPGGKAEQAAVKAGFTTTEVFPLLLFAVGGMLIFPAANDLLTLFVALEVFSLPLYILCGLARRQRLLSQEAAVKYFLLGAFSSAFLLFGIALLYGYAGTLTYAGIADVVDGEVARITPALAQTMGNDALLLIGGAMVLVGLLFKVGAVPFHMWTPDVYQGAPTPVTGFMAAATKVAGFGALLRLLYVVLPGLRWDWRPVMWGVAIVTMLGGAIVAVTQTDVKRLLAYSSIAHAGFMLAGVIATTEDGISSVLFYLAAYSFVTLGAFAVVTLVRDAGGEATHLSKWAGLGRRSPLVAAVFAVFLLAFAGIPLTSGFAGKFAVFKAAADGGAGGLVVVGVIASAIAAFFYVRVIVLMFFSEPRPEGPSVAVPSPLTSVAIAVGVVVTLVLGVAPQPFLDLAGDAGVFVR, from the coding sequence GTGACCAGCGCTTCGGCTGTCCACAGCCTGTGGACGACGTCGGCCCAGGAGCCCGACAAGATCCCGACGCCGCACATCGAGTACGGCCAGCTCTCCCCGACGCTGATCGTCCTCGGCGCCGCGATCGTCGGCATCCTCATCGAGGCGGCCGTGCCGCGCCGCAACCGCTACACCGCGCAGCTCTTCGTCGCCGTCGTCTCCCTGGCCGCGGCGTTCGCCGCCGTGGTCGCGCTGGCAGCCGGCGACTACGGCACCACCAAGGCGCGGATCGCCGCCATGGGCGCCATCGCCGTCGACGGCCCGGCGCTCTTCCTCCAGGGCACGATCCTGCTGGTCTCCCTGGTGGCCGTGTTCACCTTCGGGGAGCGGCACCTCGACCCGGCGGTGCACGGCAAGCACGTCGACTCCTTCGCGGCGCAGGGCTCCGCCGTCCCTGGTGGCAAGGCCGAACAGGCCGCGGTCAAGGCCGGGTTCACCACCACCGAGGTCTTCCCGCTGCTGCTCTTCGCCGTCGGCGGCATGCTGATCTTCCCCGCGGCGAACGACCTGCTGACCCTCTTCGTGGCGCTGGAGGTCTTCTCCCTCCCGCTGTACATCCTGTGCGGGCTCGCCCGCCGCCAGCGGCTGCTGTCCCAGGAGGCCGCGGTCAAGTACTTCCTGCTGGGCGCCTTCTCCTCCGCCTTCCTGCTGTTCGGCATCGCGCTGCTGTACGGCTACGCGGGGACGCTCACGTACGCCGGGATCGCCGATGTCGTCGACGGCGAGGTCGCGCGGATCACCCCGGCGCTCGCCCAGACCATGGGGAACGACGCACTGCTGCTCATCGGCGGGGCGATGGTACTGGTGGGGCTGCTGTTCAAGGTGGGCGCGGTGCCGTTCCACATGTGGACCCCGGACGTCTACCAGGGCGCGCCGACCCCGGTCACCGGCTTCATGGCGGCGGCCACCAAGGTCGCGGGGTTCGGCGCGCTGCTGCGGCTGCTGTACGTGGTGCTGCCCGGCCTGCGCTGGGACTGGCGTCCGGTGATGTGGGGCGTCGCGATCGTCACCATGCTGGGCGGCGCGATCGTGGCGGTGACCCAGACCGACGTGAAGCGGCTGCTGGCCTACTCCTCGATCGCTCACGCGGGCTTCATGCTGGCCGGTGTCATCGCCACGACGGAGGACGGCATCTCGTCCGTGCTGTTCTATCTGGCGGCCTACTCCTTCGTGACGCTCGGCGCGTTCGCCGTGGTCACGCTGGTCCGCGACGCGGGCGGCGAGGCCACGCACCTGTCCAAGTGGGCGGGCCTGGGCCGCCGCTCGCCGCTGGTGGCGGCGGTCTTCGCGGTCTTCCTGCTGGCGTTCGCGGGCATCCCGCTCACCTCGGGCTTCGCGGGGAAGTTCGCGGTGTTCAAGGCGGCGGCGGACGGCGGCGCGGGCGGCCTGGTGGTGGTCGGCGTGATCGCCTCCGCCATCGCGGCCTTCTTCTACGTCCGCGTCATCGTGCTCATGTTCTTCAGCGAGCCGCGCCCGGAGGGCCCGTCCGTGGCGGTGCCGAGTCCGCTGACCTCCGTGGCCATCGCGGTCGGCGTCGTGGTGACCCTGGTGCTGGGCGTGGCCCCGCAGCCCTTCCTGGACCTGGCCGGTGACGCCGGGGTGTTCGTACGCTGA
- the rarD gene encoding EamA family transporter RarD gives MKQRNEQRSGLVYAFGAYGLWGLFPLYWPLLEPAGAGEILAFRMVWSLVAALVILLVLRRWSWIRTLLRQPRRLAAIGLASAVISVNWGLYIWAVNSGYVVEAALGYFINPLVSIAFGVVLLRERLRRVQWAAVGVGTAAVVVLAIGYGRLPWIALSLAFTFGTYSLVKKRVGLDGPESFAAETAVQFLPALGYLLFAGADGDLTFASEGLGHALLLTTTGVVTALPLVCFGASAVRLPLSTLGLMQYLAPTFQFLLGVLVFHESMPSERWAGFSLVWLALAMLTWDALHTAHRGRLAAQAAAGAAATAARTADTADIRQPSSDSRS, from the coding sequence ATGAAGCAGCGGAACGAGCAGCGTTCAGGCCTCGTCTACGCCTTCGGCGCCTATGGCCTGTGGGGGCTCTTCCCCTTGTACTGGCCGCTCCTGGAGCCCGCCGGAGCCGGCGAGATCCTCGCCTTTCGCATGGTCTGGTCCCTGGTCGCGGCCCTTGTCATCCTGCTGGTCCTGCGCCGCTGGTCCTGGATCCGCACGCTGCTGCGGCAGCCGCGGCGGCTGGCGGCCATCGGCCTCGCCTCCGCCGTCATCTCGGTCAACTGGGGCCTGTACATCTGGGCGGTCAACTCGGGGTACGTGGTCGAGGCGGCCCTGGGCTACTTCATCAATCCGCTGGTCAGCATCGCCTTCGGCGTCGTCCTGCTGCGTGAGCGGCTGCGGCGCGTGCAGTGGGCGGCGGTGGGCGTCGGCACGGCCGCCGTGGTCGTCCTGGCCATCGGCTACGGCCGGCTGCCCTGGATCGCCCTCTCCCTCGCGTTCACGTTCGGCACCTACAGCCTGGTCAAGAAGCGGGTCGGGCTCGACGGCCCGGAGTCCTTCGCCGCCGAGACCGCCGTCCAGTTCCTGCCCGCCCTGGGCTATCTGCTCTTCGCGGGCGCGGACGGCGACCTCACCTTCGCCTCCGAGGGCCTCGGCCACGCGCTGCTGCTCACCACCACCGGAGTCGTCACGGCGCTGCCGCTGGTCTGCTTCGGGGCCTCGGCCGTGCGGCTGCCGCTGTCCACGCTCGGGCTGATGCAGTACCTGGCACCGACCTTCCAGTTCCTGCTCGGGGTGCTGGTCTTCCACGAGTCCATGCCGTCCGAAAGGTGGGCGGGATTCTCCCTCGTGTGGCTCGCCCTGGCCATGCTGACCTGGGACGCGCTGCACACCGCCCACCGCGGGCGGCTGGCCGCTCAGGCAGCCGCCGGGGCGGCGGCGACGGCCGCGCGCACGGCGGACACGGCCGATATCCGGCAACCGTCGTCCGACAGTCGCTCTTGA
- a CDS encoding DUF2092 domain-containing protein, giving the protein MARIRPTQVAEDDHWDDEPPARRRKAVRYAVPVAVAGVAAATIGLVPALADSGDPDLPKISAEELIGKIAASDTEQLSGTVKISTDLGLPSLPSGLSLGGEDGGDGASASPESKLTELASGTHTLRFAVDGPDRQRVSIIEDAAEYSLIHNGDEVWAYDSAANAVYHAQAPKGADKGAKGKPAPELPKDLRDATPQELAKQALAAVDDSTEVTVDGTAKVAGQDAYQLLIKPKQGGSTIGSVRIAVDADTGVPLKFTLSPKGGGKAAVEIGFTKVDFGKPAADRFAFTPPKGAKVTEQRDVEREAEEFADGQGLTKRAETDRPADLSGLNLIGEGWGSIARLDLPKEAASGLDLSDGNASSKAEDAAAGLIEGLGDRVKGDFGSGTVFSTRVVNALLTDDGKVFVGAVDKDALVDAANAAK; this is encoded by the coding sequence ATGGCACGAATCCGACCGACACAGGTCGCCGAAGACGACCACTGGGACGACGAACCGCCGGCCCGGCGCCGCAAGGCCGTCCGGTACGCCGTTCCCGTCGCGGTGGCGGGGGTGGCGGCGGCGACGATCGGGCTCGTCCCGGCACTCGCCGACTCCGGCGACCCCGATCTCCCGAAGATCTCCGCCGAGGAGCTCATCGGCAAGATCGCCGCATCGGACACCGAGCAGTTGTCCGGCACGGTGAAGATCAGCACCGACCTGGGGCTGCCGTCGCTGCCGTCGGGCCTGTCCCTCGGCGGCGAGGACGGCGGGGACGGCGCGAGCGCCTCTCCCGAGTCCAAGCTCACCGAACTCGCCTCCGGCACGCACACCCTGCGCTTCGCGGTGGACGGCCCGGACCGGCAGCGGGTGTCCATCATCGAGGACGCCGCCGAGTACAGCCTGATCCACAACGGCGACGAGGTCTGGGCGTACGACAGCGCGGCCAACGCCGTGTACCACGCGCAGGCCCCGAAGGGCGCGGACAAGGGGGCCAAGGGCAAGCCGGCGCCGGAGCTGCCCAAGGACCTGCGGGACGCCACTCCGCAGGAGCTCGCCAAGCAGGCCCTCGCCGCGGTGGACGACTCCACGGAGGTGACGGTCGACGGCACCGCGAAGGTCGCGGGGCAGGACGCGTACCAGCTGCTGATCAAGCCCAAGCAGGGCGGCTCGACGATCGGCTCCGTCCGGATCGCGGTGGATGCGGACACCGGTGTGCCGCTGAAGTTCACCCTCAGCCCCAAGGGCGGCGGCAAGGCCGCCGTCGAGATCGGCTTCACCAAGGTGGACTTCGGCAAGCCGGCCGCGGACCGCTTCGCCTTCACCCCGCCGAAGGGTGCCAAGGTCACCGAGCAGCGCGACGTGGAGCGCGAGGCCGAGGAGTTCGCGGACGGGCAGGGTCTCACGAAGCGCGCGGAGACGGACCGGCCCGCGGACCTCTCCGGGCTGAACCTGATCGGTGAGGGCTGGGGCTCGATCGCCCGGCTCGACCTGCCCAAGGAAGCCGCGTCCGGCCTGGACCTGTCCGACGGGAACGCGTCGTCCAAGGCCGAGGACGCCGCCGCCGGCCTGATCGAGGGCCTGGGCGACAGGGTCAAGGGCGACTTCGGCTCCGGCACGGTGTTCAGCACCCGCGTGGTCAACGCCCTGCTGACGGACGACGGCAAGGTGTTCGTCGGCGCCGTCGACAAGGACGCCCTGGTCGACGCCGCGAACGCGGCGAAGTAG
- a CDS encoding 2-oxoacid:ferredoxin oxidoreductase subunit beta, whose product MTEALSLVPKAEAKQSMKDFKSDQEVRWCPGCGDYAILAAVQGFMPELGLAKENIVFVSGIGCSSRFPYYMNTYGMHSIHGRAPAIATGLASSRRDLSVWVVTGDGDALSIGGNHLIHALRRNVNLKILLFNNRIYGLTKGQYSPTSEVGKVTKSTPMGSLDAPFNPVSLALGAEASFVARTVDSDRKHLTEVLRQAADHPGTALVEIYQNCNIFNDGAFEALKDKDQAQDAVIRLEHGRPIRFGADGGKGVVRDQATGDLKVVPVTAENEQQILVHDAHAASPTTAFALSRLADPDTLHRTPIGVFRSVDRPVYDTQMSDQLEAAIEQKGKGDLAALLAGGDTWTVVG is encoded by the coding sequence ATGACTGAGGCGCTCTCACTGGTGCCGAAGGCCGAAGCCAAGCAGTCCATGAAGGACTTCAAGTCCGATCAGGAAGTGCGCTGGTGCCCCGGCTGCGGCGACTACGCCATCCTGGCCGCGGTCCAGGGCTTCATGCCCGAACTCGGCCTGGCGAAGGAGAACATCGTCTTCGTCTCCGGCATCGGCTGCTCCTCCCGCTTCCCGTACTACATGAACACCTACGGGATGCACTCCATCCACGGCCGCGCCCCCGCGATCGCCACCGGGCTGGCCTCCTCCCGCCGCGACCTGTCCGTCTGGGTCGTCACGGGCGACGGTGACGCCCTGTCCATCGGCGGCAACCACCTCATCCACGCCCTGCGCCGCAACGTCAACCTCAAGATCCTGCTGTTCAACAACCGGATCTACGGTCTGACCAAGGGCCAGTACAGCCCCACCTCCGAGGTCGGCAAGGTCACCAAGTCCACGCCGATGGGCTCGCTCGACGCGCCCTTCAACCCGGTGTCGCTGGCGCTCGGCGCCGAGGCGTCCTTCGTCGCCCGTACGGTCGACTCCGACCGCAAGCACCTGACCGAGGTGCTGCGGCAGGCCGCCGACCACCCCGGCACCGCCCTGGTGGAGATCTACCAGAACTGCAACATCTTCAACGACGGCGCCTTCGAGGCCTTGAAGGACAAGGACCAGGCGCAGGACGCGGTCATCCGACTCGAACACGGCCGGCCGATCCGCTTCGGGGCGGACGGCGGCAAGGGCGTGGTGCGCGACCAGGCCACCGGCGACCTCAAGGTGGTGCCGGTGACCGCCGAGAACGAACAGCAGATCCTGGTCCACGACGCCCACGCGGCCTCGCCGACCACCGCGTTCGCGCTGTCCCGCCTGGCGGACCCCGACACGCTGCACCGCACGCCCATCGGGGTCTTCCGCAGCGTCGACCGCCCCGTCTACGACACCCAGATGTCCGACCAGTTGGAGGCCGCGATAGAGCAGAAGGGCAAGGGCGACCTGGCCGCGCTGCTCGCGGGCGGCGACACCTGGACGGTCGTCGGCTGA
- a CDS encoding ABC transporter ATP-binding protein yields METRGLTKRYRGGQVAVDSLDLTVPRGSVFGFLGPNGSGKTTTIRMLMGLIEPSSGRARLLGEPMPRAARSVLPRVGALIEGPALYGFLSGRDNLIRYDSADPTADPRTRAARVAAALHRVGLEAAAGKKARAYSLGMKQRLGLAAALLQPRELLVLDEPTNGLDPQGMREIRTLVGELADEGTTVFLSSHLLDEIEQVCTHAAVMTQGRLVTQGTVAELVAATRGRLSVTTPDPADAARVLKEHGVTDLVIRDDQVTGELPVTQTPQTASTAGEEPALDLADLNAALVREGVRVRAFGTERGSLEDAFVALTGEGFDVAG; encoded by the coding sequence ATTGAGACCCGCGGGCTCACCAAGCGCTACCGGGGCGGTCAGGTCGCGGTCGACTCGCTCGATCTGACCGTGCCGCGTGGCAGCGTCTTCGGGTTCCTCGGCCCCAATGGCTCGGGCAAGACGACGACCATCCGCATGCTGATGGGCCTCATCGAGCCGAGCTCCGGCAGGGCCCGGCTGCTCGGCGAGCCGATGCCCCGCGCGGCCCGGAGCGTGCTGCCCCGGGTCGGGGCGCTCATCGAGGGCCCCGCGCTCTACGGCTTCCTGAGCGGCCGGGACAACCTGATCCGGTACGACTCGGCCGACCCCACCGCCGACCCTCGCACCCGCGCCGCCCGTGTCGCGGCGGCGCTGCACCGGGTGGGCCTGGAGGCCGCTGCGGGCAAGAAGGCCCGCGCCTACTCGCTGGGGATGAAGCAGCGCCTCGGACTCGCCGCCGCCCTCCTCCAGCCACGGGAGCTGCTGGTCCTCGACGAGCCGACCAACGGCCTCGACCCGCAGGGCATGCGCGAGATCCGCACGCTGGTGGGCGAGTTGGCCGACGAGGGCACCACCGTCTTCCTCTCCTCCCATCTTCTGGACGAGATCGAGCAGGTCTGCACCCACGCGGCGGTGATGACGCAGGGCAGGCTGGTCACCCAGGGCACGGTCGCCGAGCTGGTCGCGGCCACCCGCGGGCGGTTGTCCGTCACCACCCCGGACCCGGCCGACGCGGCCCGCGTACTCAAGGAGCACGGTGTGACGGACCTCGTCATACGGGACGACCAGGTCACCGGCGAACTGCCCGTGACGCAGACCCCGCAGACCGCTTCCACCGCAGGCGAGGAGCCCGCCCTCGACCTGGCCGACCTCAACGCGGCGCTGGTGCGCGAAGGGGTGCGGGTGCGGGCCTTCGGCACCGAACGGGGTTCGCTGGAGGACGCCTTCGTGGCACTGACCGGGGAGGGCTTCGATGTCGCAGGCTGA
- a CDS encoding ABC transporter permease, whose translation MATASAAGPGARLLWSLALFRNELGITFRRGRTVALFAVLAVIPILIGIAVKIETSDGGSFGGGGGAEGDGPAFINQVTNNGVFLVFAALAATLPVFLPMAIGVVAGDSIAGEAGSGTLRYLLVAPAGRTRLLLAKFVAVLAFCLAATMVVAATALAVGTILFPLGDVTLISGTTVSFTDALIRALAIVAVVTVSLASVAAIGLFVSTLSGSGIAAMAATVGLLITVQIIDTIPQLHAVHPYLFPHYWLSFADLLRDPVYWDDLVKNLGLQGLYVAVFGSAAWARFTARDITA comes from the coding sequence ATGGCCACGGCGTCGGCAGCTGGGCCGGGGGCCCGCCTGCTGTGGTCGCTGGCCCTGTTCCGCAACGAGCTGGGCATCACCTTCCGGCGCGGGCGGACCGTCGCCCTGTTCGCGGTGCTCGCGGTGATCCCGATCCTCATCGGCATCGCCGTGAAGATCGAGACCAGCGACGGCGGTTCGTTCGGCGGCGGGGGAGGAGCCGAGGGAGATGGCCCCGCCTTCATCAACCAGGTGACCAACAACGGCGTCTTCCTGGTCTTCGCCGCGCTCGCCGCGACCCTTCCCGTCTTCCTTCCCATGGCGATAGGCGTCGTCGCGGGCGACTCCATCGCCGGTGAGGCGGGCTCCGGGACACTGCGCTATCTGCTGGTCGCCCCGGCGGGCCGGACCCGGCTGCTGCTCGCCAAGTTCGTCGCCGTCCTGGCCTTCTGCCTGGCCGCCACCATGGTCGTGGCCGCCACCGCGCTGGCGGTGGGGACCATACTCTTCCCGCTCGGCGACGTCACCCTGATCTCCGGCACCACCGTGTCGTTCACCGACGCGCTGATACGGGCCCTGGCCATCGTCGCCGTGGTCACCGTCTCGCTCGCGAGCGTCGCCGCGATCGGACTGTTCGTCTCCACCCTCAGCGGCAGCGGCATCGCGGCCATGGCGGCGACGGTGGGGCTGCTGATCACCGTGCAGATCATCGACACCATCCCCCAGCTGCACGCCGTCCACCCCTACCTCTTCCCCCACTACTGGCTGAGCTTCGCGGACCTCCTGCGCGACCCCGTGTACTGGGACGACCTGGTCAAGAACCTCGGCCTGCAGGGCCTGTACGTGGCGGTCTTCGGCTCAGCGGCCTGGGCGCGGTTCACGGCCCGCGACATCACGGCCTGA
- a CDS encoding M28 family metallopeptidase, translating to MPSARSWRRRAAGATVAAGAVAALIAGAAAPAGAQPMPASTAQAATALAAPDISVANVKAHLSQLQSIATANGGNRAHGRPGYKASIDYIKAKLDAAGFTTTVQQFTTSGSTGYNLIADWPGGDTGNVLFAGAHLDSVGSGPGINDNGSGSAAVLETALTVAREGHHPAKHLRFGWWGAEELGLVGSKYYVNNLPSTERAKIDGYLNFDMIGSPNPGYFVYDDDPRLEGVFKDWFAAKGVPTEIETEGDGRSDHASFKNVGIPVGGLFTGASNTKTSAQAQKWGGTAGQPFDRCYHSSCDTTSNINDTALDRNSDAIAHAVWTLSADDSTNPGTVFESTADVAIPDNGAAVTSSVAVTGRTGNAPATLKVGVDIKHTWRGDLVIDLLAPDGTAYRLKNSSSSDSADNVVTTYTVDASSEAANGTWRLRVQDVAAQDTGYIDSWKLTF from the coding sequence ATGCCTTCTGCCAGATCCTGGAGACGCCGGGCCGCCGGCGCGACTGTCGCGGCCGGAGCGGTCGCCGCGCTGATAGCCGGCGCCGCGGCCCCCGCGGGCGCGCAGCCCATGCCGGCCTCCACCGCCCAGGCCGCGACCGCCCTGGCCGCCCCGGACATCTCCGTGGCCAACGTCAAGGCGCACCTGTCCCAGCTCCAGTCCATAGCCACCGCCAACGGCGGCAACCGGGCGCACGGACGCCCGGGCTACAAGGCGTCGATCGACTACATCAAGGCCAAGCTGGACGCCGCCGGATTCACCACCACGGTGCAGCAGTTCACCACCAGCGGCAGCACCGGCTACAACCTCATAGCCGACTGGCCCGGCGGCGACACCGGCAACGTGCTGTTCGCGGGCGCCCACCTCGACTCCGTCGGCAGCGGCCCCGGCATCAACGACAACGGTTCGGGCTCCGCGGCGGTCCTGGAGACCGCGCTCACGGTCGCCCGCGAAGGCCACCACCCCGCGAAGCACCTGCGGTTCGGCTGGTGGGGCGCGGAGGAGCTCGGCCTCGTCGGCTCCAAGTACTACGTCAACAACCTGCCCAGCACAGAGCGCGCCAAGATCGACGGCTACCTGAACTTCGACATGATCGGCTCGCCCAACCCCGGCTACTTCGTCTACGACGACGACCCGCGGCTGGAAGGGGTGTTCAAGGACTGGTTCGCGGCCAAGGGCGTTCCGACCGAGATCGAGACCGAGGGCGACGGCCGCTCGGACCACGCGTCGTTCAAGAACGTCGGCATCCCGGTCGGCGGGCTGTTCACCGGCGCGAGCAACACCAAGACCAGCGCGCAGGCGCAGAAGTGGGGCGGCACGGCGGGCCAGCCGTTCGACCGCTGCTACCACTCCTCCTGCGACACCACCAGCAACATCAACGACACCGCTCTGGACCGCAACAGCGACGCCATCGCCCACGCGGTCTGGACGCTGAGCGCGGACGACTCGACGAACCCGGGCACGGTCTTCGAGAGCACCGCGGACGTCGCCATCCCGGACAACGGCGCGGCGGTGACGTCCTCGGTCGCGGTCACCGGCCGGACCGGCAACGCCCCCGCGACGCTCAAGGTGGGCGTGGACATCAAGCACACCTGGCGCGGCGACCTGGTCATCGACCTGCTGGCGCCCGACGGCACGGCGTACCGGCTCAAGAACTCCAGCAGCTCCGACTCGGCGGACAACGTGGTCACCACCTACACGGTGGACGCGAGCAGCGAGGCCGCGAACGGCACGTGGCGGCTGCGGGTGCAGGACGTGGCCGCGCAGGACACCGGCTACATCGACAGCTGGAAGCTGACCTTCTGA